A stretch of Lathyrus oleraceus cultivar Zhongwan6 chromosome 6, CAAS_Psat_ZW6_1.0, whole genome shotgun sequence DNA encodes these proteins:
- the LOC127095921 gene encoding molybdate transporter 1, whose amino-acid sequence MAHQNPPSSIPISDPEAPQITPTLPTNPSHTSFTAKYGVQKLKNNLIFRSKWAELNGAMGDLGTYIPIILALTLAKDLNLGTTLIFNGVYNILTGVIYGIPMPVQPMKSIAAAALSDKEFNLPEIMTAGILTGGVLFILGITGLMQIVYKLIPLSVVRGIQLAQGLSFALTAVKYVRKVQDLPKSKALGPRPWFGLDGLVLAIVCACFIVIVNGAGEKNRGCCSAPEDGGLDGQRNNDESESGRKSKMNRLRKIVFSLPSAFLVFVLGIVLVFIRRHEVVNEIKFGPSSIEVMKFTKQAWKKGFIKGAVPQLPLSILNSVIAVCKLSTDLFPEKEFSVTSISVTVGLMNLVGSWFGAMPTCHGAGGLAGQYKFGGRSGGCVVLLGVAKLILGLVLGTSLAHILKMFPVGILGVLLLFAGIELAMCARDMNSKEDSFVALICTAVSLVGSSAALGFLVGMIVYGMLKLRNWSNDKPLSTIWNQKSPN is encoded by the exons ATGGCACACCAAAACCCTCCTTCTTCAATTCCAATTTCAGATCCAGAAGCTCCTCAAATCACTCCAACACTTCCAACTAACCCTTCACACACAAGTTTCACAGCCAAATATGGAGTTCAGAAACTGAAAAACAACTTGATTTTCCGTTCTAAATGGGCTGAACTCAATGGTGCCATGGGTGACCTTGGCACCTATATTCCCATTATCTTGGCTCTCACTCTTGCGAAGGATCTCAACCTTGGCACCACATTGATTTTCAATG GTGTCTACAACATCTTAACTGGTGTCATTTATGGGATCCCTATGCCTGTCCAGCCCATGAAGTCGATCGCGGCCGCGGCCTTATCAGACAAAGAATTCAACCTACCAGAGATAATGACAGCTGGAATCTTAACCGGCGGCGTGTTGTTCATTCTCGGGATCACAGGATTGATGCAAATAGTCTACAAGTTGATTCCTTTATCTGTTGTGAGAGGAATTCAACTGGCACAAGGTTTGTCATTTGCTTTAACAGCGGTTAAATATGTTAGAAAAGTGCAAGATCTTCCAAAGTCTAAAGCTTTGGGTCCAAGGCCTTGGTTTGGTTTAGATGGGTTGGTTCTAGCTATCGTTTGTGCTTGTTTCATTGTGATTGTGAACGGAGCTGGCGAAAAGAATCGCGGTTGTTGCAGTGCTCCAGAAGATGGTGGTTTAGATGGACAAAGAAATAATGATGAGAGTGAAAGTGGAAGAAAAAGTAAGATGAATAGATTGAGAAAGATTGTTTTTTCACTTCCTTCTGCTTTTTTAGTCTTTGTGTTGGGAATTGTTTTGGTGTTTATAAGAAGACATGAAGTTGTAAATGAAATTAAATTTGGACCCTCTTCGATAGAAGTGATGAAATTCACAAAACAGGCATGGAAGAAAGGTTTTATCAAGGGTGCAGTTCCGCAGCTTCCTTTATCAATTTTGAACTCTGTGATAGCTGTTTGTAAATTGTCAACCGATCTTTTTCCGGAAAAGGAGTTTTCAGTAACATCAATTTCAGTGACAGTCGGGTTAATGAATCTGGTTGGTTCATGGTTCGGCGCTATGCCAACTTGTCATGGTGCTGGTGGATTAGCAGGACAGTATAAATTTGGTGGAAGGAGTGGAGGATGCGTGGTACTTCTTGGTGTTGCAAAGTTGATATTGGGATTGGTTTTAGGAACATCTTTGGCACACATATTGAAGATGTTTCCTGTTGGGATATTAGGTGTGTTGCTTTTGTTTGCTGGTATTGAACTTGCTATGTGTGCTAGAGATATGAATAGTAAAGAAGATTCATTTGTGGCACTTATTTGCACTGCTGTTTCATTGGTTGGATCAAGTGCTGCTCTTGGATTTTTGGTTGGAATGATTGTTTATGGGATGCTTAAGCTAAGGAATTGGAGTAATGATAAACCACTTTCAACCATTTGGAATCAGAAAAGTCCAAACtaa